The genome window GCAGCGACCTGCCGCTGCTGGTGGACGTCTGGGCGCCATGGTGCGGCCCGTGCCGGACCATGGCCCCGCACTTCGCGGCCGCGGCCGCGCAGCTCGAACCGCAGATGCGCCTGGGCAAGCTGGACAGCGAGGCGCAGCCGGCGCTGGCCGGGCGCTTCGGCATCCGCAGCATCCCGACCCTGCTCCTGCTGCGGCAGGGCCGCGAACTCGGCCGGCACAGCGGCGCCATCGGTGCGGCCGAGATCGTGCGCTGGGCGCGGGCGCATGCCGGCTGACGATGATCCCGGGCCCGACCGCGATATTCCCGTAGAAGCGGCTTCAGCCGCGACAGGCGTGTCGGTAACGCCGTCGCGGCTGACGCCGCTCCTGCGCGGGTGACCAGGGCACGCGCGTCAGGGCACGCGGCACCGGCGCCAGCCGCCAGCCGCGATTACTTGCCCAGCGCTGCGTTCAAGGTCGCCGCCAGGTCGGCACCGGCCTGGCGCAATTGCGCCTCGGCCACCGGCCGCCAGGTCGTCACGTAATCGGCCGGCAGCTTGGCGCTAGGCGGATAGAAGCCCGGGCGCATCATGATCCTGCAGGAGGCCTCGGCCCACGCGGCCGCCGGCGGCGGCAGCGCGCTGCCGGCCGGCGATGGCGGCGGTAGCGGCTGCTTTTCCAGCTCGGCCAGGTAGGCCTGCTCGTCCAGCCCGCGGCTGCGCAGCAGGCCGCTGTCCCACAGTGAGTGCAGATTGGTGCCCTTGCCCTCGAACTGGATCTGCACGGTGTTGGCGCCCTTGTCGCGGGCATAGCCGGCATGCAGCGGTTGCTGCACGTCGCCGGCGAAATGCACCACGAACTTCAGCGCCTGCGCGCGCGCGGCCTGCGGCTGGCTGCGGTCGGCGAGGATCGCGGCCTGGCGACGCAACGCCTCCACCACGCAGTTGCCGTCCGGGCAGTCGCGGGTCTGTTCGTAGTGGCAGTCGTTTTCGGCCAGGTTGACGTAGTGCCAGCGCGCGCTGCGCTTGCCCAGGTCGGGATCGTGTTCGCGGAGCTGGTCGGCCCAGTTGGCGACGCCGGCCAGGGTCGGTTCGGGCTCGCCCTGCAGCAGGGTCTGGACCTGCGCGCGGGCTTGCGGGGTGAGCTGGGTGGCGGCGAGATCGGCGACCAGGCGGTGGCCCAGCGGGCCCCAGGCGAAGGCGGCGGACGGCGCGGCGGCGAGGGCCGCGGCGAGCGCGGCGCAAACGAGGGAAGAGGTTTTCATGCGCGGATTCTAGCCGGCGCCGGCGCCGCGGCCATGACGCGGCGCCAGGCGCGTTGCGCTGTCGCTCAGCGTGGCGCACAGCGCGGCGCCGCTACGTTGCTGGCCATGCCGGGCCTGGTCCGTTGACCAAGCCCGGGCGCTGGCTCAGAAATACATCAGGTAGGCGACGCCATAGCTGACCGGATCGAGTTTGGCCTTGCCGAGCTTGCTGCCGTCCACCTCCACGTCGCTGCGCATCCCGGTCCAGCGCGCGTCCACGCGGATCGCGCTGCGCTCGCCGACGGCGAAGTCCACGCCGGCATGCAGCGCCGGGCCGACGCTGTCCTTGAACTTCACGTCACTGGACGAAAACGCACCCTTGCCGTCGTTGCCGAGGAAGGCGGTGTAGTTCAGGCCGGCGCCGACGAACGGGGAGATGTCGCCGTTGCCGTTGAAGTGGTACTGCAGCGAGATCGTGGGCGACAGCATCCAGGCGCTGCCGATGTCGCCGCCGCGGTCCACGCCGATCTTCTGCTGGCCGACCAGGCCCTGGATCTCCACGCCGAGGTTGCCGCGGAAGAAGTATTCGTAGCTGAACGACACGGCCGGCGCGGTGTCGGCGTCGAAGTGCTGGTCGCTGCCGCGCAGCGTGCCGTTGGAGCCGCCCGGCACCATGTCGTGCAGGCCGTAGCTGGTGGTGAAGTGGCCGGCCGACTGCGCCGCGGCGGGCAGGGCGATGCTGGCGAGGGCGGCGACGGCAAGGCGACGGAACAGGCGTGGCGGCATGGGAGACCCCGGTGGACGACGAGTGGGCGGATGCGAATCCCCGTGTCGGCCCGGTGGGCACCGATCCACATCCGTGTGGCGCGTAGTCTGCCAGAGAAGCGGGGCGGACGCGCCGCGATCCGGCTGGTCGCGTGCGCGGCATGCCGCGCGGAGCTGGCACGGCCGCGGCCAGGAGGGCGCCGCCGCGACGCGCGGCGGCGGTCCTGCTGCCACCGGCGCCGCGCAGCGCGGCGGCGCCGGTGCCCGGCTCAGAACTTCATCACGTAGGCCAGGCCGTACACCAGCGGGTCGATGTGCGCTGTACCCAGGTCGCTGCCGTTGACCTTGACCTTGCTGTCGATGTCGATCCAGCGCATGTCCACGCGCAGCGCCGACCTGTCGGTGAGCGCGATGTCCACGCCGGCGTGCGCGGCCAGGCCCCAGGAGTCCTTCAGCCTGAGCTTGCTGCCGGCCAGCGCGCCGCTGGTCTTCTCGCTGAAGAACGTGGTGTAGTTGAGGCCGGCGCCGACGAACGGCGAGAGCTTGCCGGCGCTGTTGAAGTGGTATTGCAGCGACACCACCGGCGGCAGGTGCTTGGTGCTGCCGACCTTGCCCACGCCCTTGACGCTGATGTCGTGCTCGAACGGCAGCGCGGCCAGCACTTCTACGCCCAGGTCCTGGTGCACGAAGTACTCGAAGGTCACCGTCGGCCGGATGTCGCTGTCGATGCGCAGCGGTAGGGTGCCGCCGGCCAGCGTGCCGTTGTCGGACTTCGGGTTGACCTGGTGGGCGCCGAGGCCGAGGGTCCAGTCGCCTTGCGACTGCGCCAGCGCCGGCAGGGCGCACAGGGTCAGGGCGGCGGCCAGGCCGCTGAGCAGGAGGGAGGAGGTGGTACGCATGGTGGAGTCTCGGTTGGGTGTGGGCGCAGTGTCCGGCGCGCCGCCCCGCGCCGCCTTGATCCTGATCAAACCGGCGTGTCCGGCGTGGCGCGGCCGGCCTGCTAGAATGCGATTCCCCTTCCATCCGCCGCGCCAGGCGCGGCCGCAGGAGCTACTGAAATGGCAATCAAGGTCGGCATCAACGGTTTCGGTCGCATCGGGCGCAACGTGCTGCGCTCGGCAGTGCAGAATTTCGGCAGCGACATCGAGATCGTCGCCATCAACGACCTGCTCGAGCCGGATTATCTGGCCTACATGCTGCAGTACGACTCCGTGCACGGCCGCTTCGAAGGCGAGGTGTCGGTCGACGGCGGCCATCTGCTGGTCAACGGCAAGAAGATCCGCCTGACCCAGGAGCGCGATCCGGCGGCGCTGAAGTGGGGCGAGGTCGGCGTGGACGTGGTCATCGAATCCACCGGCCTGTTCCTGACCAAGGAAACCGCGCAGAAGCATCTGGACGCCGGCGCCAAGAAGGTGATCCTGTCGGCGCCGTCCAAGGACGACACGCCGATGTTCGTGTACGGCGTCAACGACAGCACCTATGCCGGCCAGGCGATCGTCTCCAACGCCAGCTGCACCACCAACTGCCTGGCGCCGCTGGCCAAGGTGATCAACGACAAGTGGGGCATCAAGCGCGGCCTGATGACCACCGTGCACGCGGCCACCGCCACCCAGAAGACCGTGGACGGCCCGAGCAACAAGGACTGGCGCGGCGGCCGCGGCATCCTC of Xanthomonas sacchari contains these proteins:
- the trxC gene encoding thioredoxin TrxC, which encodes MSEPLHVACPHCAALNRVPAAKLAAGPQCGRCHRGLFEATPVTLTADTFAAHAERSDLPLLVDVWAPWCGPCRTMAPHFAAAAAQLEPQMRLGKLDSEAQPALAGRFGIRSIPTLLLLRQGRELGRHSGAIGAAEIVRWARAHAG
- the gap gene encoding type I glyceraldehyde-3-phosphate dehydrogenase, whose protein sequence is MAIKVGINGFGRIGRNVLRSAVQNFGSDIEIVAINDLLEPDYLAYMLQYDSVHGRFEGEVSVDGGHLLVNGKKIRLTQERDPAALKWGEVGVDVVIESTGLFLTKETAQKHLDAGAKKVILSAPSKDDTPMFVYGVNDSTYAGQAIVSNASCTTNCLAPLAKVINDKWGIKRGLMTTVHAATATQKTVDGPSNKDWRGGRGILENIIPSSTGAAKAVGVVIPELNKKLTGMSFRVPTSDVSVVDLTVELEKPATYAEICAEVKAQSEGALKGILGYTEDKVVATDFRGDARTSIFDADAGIALDGTFVKLVSWYDNEWGYSNKCLEMVKVVAK
- a CDS encoding S1/P1 nuclease; amino-acid sequence: MKTSSLVCAALAAALAAAPSAAFAWGPLGHRLVADLAATQLTPQARAQVQTLLQGEPEPTLAGVANWADQLREHDPDLGKRSARWHYVNLAENDCHYEQTRDCPDGNCVVEALRRQAAILADRSQPQAARAQALKFVVHFAGDVQQPLHAGYARDKGANTVQIQFEGKGTNLHSLWDSGLLRSRGLDEQAYLAELEKQPLPPPSPAGSALPPPAAAWAEASCRIMMRPGFYPPSAKLPADYVTTWRPVAEAQLRQAGADLAATLNAALGK
- a CDS encoding OmpW/AlkL family protein — its product is MRTTSSLLLSGLAAALTLCALPALAQSQGDWTLGLGAHQVNPKSDNGTLAGGTLPLRIDSDIRPTVTFEYFVHQDLGVEVLAALPFEHDISVKGVGKVGSTKHLPPVVSLQYHFNSAGKLSPFVGAGLNYTTFFSEKTSGALAGSKLRLKDSWGLAAHAGVDIALTDRSALRVDMRWIDIDSKVKVNGSDLGTAHIDPLVYGLAYVMKF
- a CDS encoding OmpW/AlkL family protein, with product MPPRLFRRLAVAALASIALPAAAQSAGHFTTSYGLHDMVPGGSNGTLRGSDQHFDADTAPAVSFSYEYFFRGNLGVEIQGLVGQQKIGVDRGGDIGSAWMLSPTISLQYHFNGNGDISPFVGAGLNYTAFLGNDGKGAFSSSDVKFKDSVGPALHAGVDFAVGERSAIRVDARWTGMRSDVEVDGSKLGKAKLDPVSYGVAYLMYF